One window of the Polycladomyces subterraneus genome contains the following:
- a CDS encoding HesB/IscA family protein — translation MITLTERASHRIKEMLAQEEHPEKLYLRIGVTHGGCSGFSYGMGFDEDKTEDDLELEQHGLRILVDQHSLDLIKGLEIDFKESMMGGGFTIHNPNAIATCGCGHSFRTADNAGKPEEC, via the coding sequence ATGATCACGTTGACGGAACGGGCGAGTCACCGGATCAAGGAAATGCTCGCTCAGGAAGAGCATCCGGAGAAATTGTACCTGCGCATCGGTGTGACCCATGGTGGATGCAGCGGATTTTCGTACGGCATGGGTTTTGATGAGGATAAAACGGAAGACGATCTCGAATTGGAACAACACGGACTACGGATTTTGGTCGACCAACACAGCCTTGATCTGATCAAGGGATTGGAAATCGACTTCAAAGAATCGATGATGGGTGGTGGCTTCACCATCCACAATCCGAACGCCATCGCTACGTGCGGTTGCGGCCATTCCTTCCGTACCGCCGATAACGCAGGCAAACCGGAAGAGTGTTGA
- the mqnE gene encoding aminofutalosine synthase MqnE, whose product MTAISMPDTLTDIREKVERGERLTFEDGVRLMKSNDLLAIGQMADLVRRQKNGDNVYFIVNTHLNYTNVCYLDCKLCAFGLKPNDPRSYTLSLEQIEEKAKQIAGKGFTELHIVGGVNPKLPFSYYEDIIRIAKKHNPDIHVQAFTAVEIDYLARVSKIGVDEAIMRLREAGLGSILGGGAEIFHPEIRKVISGHKTNADRWFEIHEICHQLGMKSNASILYGHIEQPEHVIDHLIRLRELQDKTGGFQAFFGFAFHPENTQLAREFTLPSETTGMYDLKILAVSRLMLDNFPHIRAFWMMIGLKLAQVSLHFGVDDLDGTVMEEQIVHAAGAKTKQMTPKQEFIRMIKEAGRVPVERDTLYNIIRTY is encoded by the coding sequence ATGACGGCCATTTCGATGCCGGACACCCTTACGGACATTCGCGAAAAGGTCGAACGGGGAGAACGTCTCACATTTGAAGACGGTGTCCGCCTGATGAAGTCGAACGACCTGCTGGCCATCGGTCAAATGGCCGATCTGGTCCGACGGCAGAAAAACGGCGACAACGTCTATTTTATCGTCAATACCCATTTGAACTATACCAACGTTTGTTATCTCGACTGCAAACTGTGCGCGTTTGGTTTGAAGCCGAACGATCCCAGATCGTATACGCTCTCCTTGGAACAGATCGAAGAGAAGGCCAAGCAAATCGCGGGAAAAGGGTTTACCGAGTTGCACATCGTCGGCGGCGTGAATCCCAAGCTGCCTTTTAGCTATTATGAAGACATTATTCGGATCGCCAAAAAACATAATCCGGACATTCATGTACAAGCTTTCACAGCAGTGGAAATCGACTATCTGGCCCGCGTCTCCAAAATCGGTGTGGACGAAGCGATTATGAGGTTGCGGGAAGCGGGACTGGGCTCCATCCTGGGCGGTGGGGCCGAAATCTTCCATCCGGAAATTCGGAAAGTGATCTCCGGTCACAAAACCAATGCCGACCGCTGGTTTGAAATCCACGAAATCTGTCACCAGCTCGGTATGAAGTCCAATGCGTCCATTTTGTACGGGCATATCGAACAACCGGAACACGTGATCGATCATTTGATTCGTCTGAGGGAGTTACAAGACAAGACCGGGGGATTCCAGGCCTTTTTCGGCTTCGCTTTCCACCCCGAAAACACTCAGCTGGCACGGGAATTCACTTTGCCTAGTGAAACGACCGGAATGTACGACTTGAAAATCCTGGCCGTCTCCCGATTGATGCTGGATAACTTCCCGCACATCCGTGCGTTCTGGATGATGATCGGTTTGAAACTGGCCCAGGTTTCTCTCCATTTCGGTGTCGACGATCTGGACGGCACGGTGATGGAAGAACAAATCGTCCATGCCGCCGGGGCCAAAACGAAACAGATGACCCCCAAACAGGAATTCATTCGCATGATCAAAGAAGCGGGGCGAGTGCCGGTCGAGCGGGACACCTTGTACAACATCATCCGGACTTATTGA
- the mqnE gene encoding aminofutalosine synthase MqnE codes for MTITAKANPDLATIVEKVNTGERLTLEDGLALYASEDLLTIAQLANQVNRQKNGDRVYFIQNMYINPTNVCEAKCAFCGFRRDPGEEGAYTMSPEEVLAYVRERMTENIREFHIVGGHNHTVPFDYYVDTIAILKQHYPDVTIKAYTAAEIQFFAKISGLSVEDVLKTLIDAGLDTLPGGGAEILSERYRAKMSPDKASTDEWLEVHRIAHSLGLKTHATMLYGSIETYEERLMHMIRLRELQDETGGFMVFIPLAIQPRSVNAGIKRRTSAMDDLKTIAISRLMLDNFPHIKSYWINIGTQLTQLSMHYGASDIHGTLVEERISHAVGALTQTSLTRDELIWLIKGAHRVPVERDTFYNVVKVYD; via the coding sequence ATGACGATCACGGCGAAAGCCAATCCCGATTTGGCAACAATCGTGGAGAAAGTGAACACAGGGGAACGGTTGACATTGGAAGACGGGCTGGCGCTCTATGCTTCCGAAGACCTGCTGACGATTGCACAGCTGGCCAATCAGGTTAACCGACAAAAAAACGGAGACCGGGTCTATTTCATCCAAAACATGTACATCAACCCCACCAACGTTTGCGAAGCCAAATGTGCATTTTGCGGTTTCCGTCGGGACCCCGGTGAAGAGGGAGCCTACACGATGTCGCCAGAGGAAGTACTGGCTTATGTCCGGGAACGGATGACGGAAAACATCCGTGAATTTCACATCGTCGGTGGACACAACCACACGGTGCCGTTTGATTACTATGTGGATACGATCGCCATCCTGAAACAACATTATCCTGATGTAACCATCAAAGCCTATACCGCTGCAGAGATCCAATTTTTCGCTAAGATTTCCGGTCTTTCAGTGGAAGATGTGTTGAAAACGCTGATCGACGCTGGACTGGATACGCTGCCGGGTGGCGGGGCGGAAATTTTGAGCGAACGGTATCGTGCCAAAATGAGTCCGGACAAAGCGAGTACCGATGAATGGCTGGAAGTGCACCGCATCGCCCATTCTCTGGGGCTGAAAACGCACGCCACCATGTTGTACGGATCAATCGAGACCTATGAAGAACGGCTGATGCACATGATCCGCCTGCGAGAATTGCAGGATGAAACAGGCGGGTTTATGGTGTTTATCCCGCTCGCCATCCAACCGCGTAGCGTCAATGCCGGCATCAAACGGCGCACCTCCGCAATGGACGACCTGAAAACCATCGCGATCAGCCGCCTGATGCTGGACAATTTCCCACATATCAAATCGTACTGGATCAATATCGGTACGCAACTGACACAGCTATCTATGCACTATGGCGCTTCCGACATTCACGGAACCCTGGTGGAAGAACGCATAAGTCATGCGGTCGGTGCACTCACCCAAACCTCGCTCACGCGGGATGAGCTGATCTGGCTGATCAAAGGGGCGCACCGTGTGCCGGTGGAGCGAGACACCTTCTACAATGTAGTGAAAGTATACGACTAA
- a CDS encoding DUF1462 family protein: protein MKLTQPIEILVFGADTPCPSCVNGPSSRETADWLEAALGRKYGRQVTVRYIDIEHPEGEEETAFASRVLDGEFFYPVVVIGSEVVAEGDPKLKVIQTKLEALGAVPTELL, encoded by the coding sequence ATGAAACTGACGCAACCGATCGAGATCCTCGTTTTCGGCGCGGACACCCCCTGTCCCAGTTGTGTCAACGGTCCTTCCTCCCGGGAAACGGCCGATTGGTTGGAAGCGGCGTTGGGGAGGAAGTACGGTAGGCAAGTCACTGTTCGGTATATTGACATCGAGCATCCCGAGGGAGAAGAGGAAACCGCCTTTGCGTCCAGGGTGCTCGATGGTGAGTTCTTTTATCCGGTGGTGGTGATCGGCAGTGAAGTGGTGGCAGAGGGGGATCCCAAGCTGAAAGTGATCCAAACCAAATTGGAGGCGCTTGGAGCCGTCCCCACCGAGCTGCTCTAA
- a CDS encoding aminopeptidase — protein MGDPRIRQMAQVLIAHSIRVQNDEQVLIQSTPLAMPLVEELYRLILERGGHPVPFFTTERLQRIFYETAPDEKLDTLPGIIREAYLQADALISIDAPENRRELMQVDPKRLQRHRKAKAPLLDRYMRNEAKWVVSLFPTPSLAQDADMPLSQYEDFVFDAINQDWNRMKATMEKAKALFDEAREVRIESPGTNLVIGLEGRHGVIDGGENNMPGGEFFYAPVEHQTEGTVTFEWPQVYNGREVSGIRLVFRDGKVTEATAEKGADFLHEVLETDEGARYLGELGIGCNTGITRYTKNTLFDEKMGGTVHLAIGQAYEECGGKNRSAVHWDMVKDLRKGGRIYLDGRLVQENGEWCF, from the coding sequence ATGGGTGATCCCCGGATTCGACAAATGGCGCAGGTTCTGATCGCTCATTCGATTCGTGTCCAAAATGATGAACAGGTGTTAATTCAATCCACGCCACTGGCGATGCCTCTGGTGGAGGAGTTGTACCGCTTGATTTTGGAACGGGGCGGTCATCCGGTTCCCTTCTTCACCACGGAACGGCTACAACGGATTTTTTATGAAACTGCACCGGATGAGAAACTGGATACCCTCCCCGGCATCATTCGCGAAGCCTACTTACAGGCAGACGCATTGATTTCCATCGATGCCCCGGAAAACCGACGGGAACTGATGCAGGTCGATCCCAAACGATTGCAGCGCCACCGCAAGGCCAAAGCACCGCTGTTGGATCGATACATGCGCAACGAAGCCAAATGGGTCGTATCCCTGTTTCCCACGCCATCACTGGCGCAAGATGCCGACATGCCGCTCTCCCAGTACGAGGATTTCGTATTTGATGCGATCAACCAGGATTGGAACCGCATGAAAGCCACCATGGAAAAAGCGAAGGCGTTGTTTGACGAAGCCCGCGAAGTCCGTATCGAATCTCCCGGCACCAACCTGGTCATTGGTTTGGAAGGCCGACACGGAGTGATCGACGGTGGTGAAAACAATATGCCCGGCGGGGAATTTTTTTATGCCCCGGTGGAACATCAAACGGAAGGTACGGTTACGTTCGAATGGCCGCAAGTCTATAACGGACGGGAAGTATCCGGCATCCGGCTCGTGTTTCGGGATGGCAAAGTGACGGAAGCCACGGCAGAAAAAGGAGCGGACTTTCTGCACGAAGTGCTGGAGACGGACGAGGGAGCCCGTTATCTGGGAGAATTGGGGATCGGGTGCAACACCGGCATCACTCGTTATACCAAAAACACCCTGTTCGATGAAAAAATGGGGGGAACTGTCCATCTGGCCATTGGGCAGGCTTATGAGGAGTGCGGGGGGAAAAACCGTTCCGCCGTTCACTGGGACATGGTAAAAGACCTCCGCAAAGGTGGACGGATTTATCTGGACGGTCGGCTGGTGCAGGAAAACGGGGAGTGGTGTTTCTAG
- a CDS encoding aspartyl-phosphate phosphatase Spo0E family protein, with protein sequence MLKGKRLEEEIERMRHEMEQAAQRLGLSHPEVHLLSKELDGLLNAWVKERNLSKPHRIYPLSSTPDRVREADALYF encoded by the coding sequence ATGCTGAAGGGGAAGCGGTTGGAAGAGGAGATCGAGCGAATGCGGCATGAGATGGAGCAGGCGGCTCAACGCTTGGGCTTGTCCCATCCGGAAGTTCACTTGTTGAGCAAGGAACTGGACGGTCTGTTGAACGCGTGGGTAAAGGAACGGAACCTGTCGAAACCTCATCGCATCTACCCGCTCTCTTCGACGCCTGACCGTGTGCGTGAAGCCGATGCGCTGTATTTCTGA
- a CDS encoding bifunctional cystathionine gamma-lyase/homocysteine desulfhydrase: MRLDTKLIHAGVFGDVHTGAVTVPIYQVSTYKQEGIGQHKGYEYSRTGNPTRAALEQLIAELENGTRGLAFASGMAAVSTILSLFDQGDHLVVGDDVYGGTYRVLTKVFNRLGIDSTFVDTGDLDQVKQAIRPNTKAVYLETPSNPLLKVSDIKAVADICRELNVLLIVDNTFMTPYWQNPLDLGADIVIHSATKYLGGHSDVVAGLVAVTDEDLGEQLHFLQNSIGGVLGPQDSYLLIRGIKTLGVRMRQHEANARQLAEWLKDRDDIEKVYYPGLPDHPGHDIAARQARGFGGMISFDVGSGRRAEQVLKKVRYFTLAESLGAVESLISVPARMTHASIPPERRAELGITDGLIRISVGVEDVADLMDDLDQALRS; the protein is encoded by the coding sequence ATGCGTTTGGATACCAAGTTGATTCATGCCGGTGTGTTCGGTGACGTGCACACCGGAGCGGTCACCGTGCCGATCTACCAAGTGTCGACCTATAAGCAGGAAGGAATCGGCCAGCATAAAGGATATGAATACTCCCGAACCGGCAACCCGACGCGAGCAGCGTTGGAACAATTGATCGCAGAGTTGGAGAACGGTACACGCGGACTGGCTTTCGCCTCCGGTATGGCCGCAGTGTCGACGATTCTTTCGTTGTTTGATCAGGGGGATCACCTGGTGGTGGGTGACGACGTGTACGGCGGCACCTACCGGGTGTTGACCAAAGTGTTCAACCGGTTGGGTATTGATTCGACTTTCGTGGATACGGGCGATTTGGATCAAGTGAAACAGGCGATCCGACCTAACACCAAGGCGGTGTACCTGGAAACGCCCAGCAATCCCTTGCTCAAAGTGTCGGATATCAAGGCGGTTGCTGATATCTGCCGCGAGCTGAATGTATTGTTGATCGTGGATAATACGTTTATGACACCCTACTGGCAAAACCCGCTCGATTTGGGTGCCGATATCGTCATTCACAGTGCCACCAAATATCTGGGCGGACACAGCGACGTCGTGGCCGGATTGGTCGCGGTTACAGATGAAGACCTGGGTGAGCAATTGCACTTCCTACAAAACTCGATTGGTGGTGTGTTGGGACCCCAAGACTCCTACTTGTTGATCAGAGGTATCAAAACACTGGGGGTGCGGATGCGCCAGCATGAAGCCAATGCCCGGCAACTGGCGGAATGGCTGAAGGATCGGGATGATATTGAGAAAGTCTATTATCCGGGCCTGCCGGATCATCCGGGACACGACATCGCTGCACGCCAAGCACGCGGATTTGGCGGCATGATTTCGTTTGATGTGGGTAGCGGCAGGCGGGCTGAACAAGTCCTGAAAAAAGTGCGGTACTTCACGCTGGCGGAAAGCCTGGGAGCGGTAGAAAGTCTGATCAGTGTTCCCGCGAGAATGACCCATGCTTCCATTCCGCCGGAGCGGCGTGCCGAACTGGGCATCACCGACGGGTTGATCCGGATTTCGGTCGGGGTGGAAGACGTCGCCGACCTGATGGACGATTTGGATCAAGCGCTTCGTTCATAA
- the cysK gene encoding cysteine synthase A has translation MKQVYEDVKELIGWTPIVRIKRFEIPAGVNIYAKLEFFNPGGSVKDRLGIELIRDAEENGLLKPGGTIIEPTAGNTGIGLALAAVGTGYRVIFVVPKKFSEEKQELMRALGAEIVNTPTEEGMKGAIAKAKELAENIPGAYVPQQFANPANPGAHYKTTGPEIWQQMDGKVDVFVAGAGSGGTFMGTARYLKEQNPVIKTVIVEPEGSILGGGQPGPHKTEGIGMEFLPDYIDPSYFDAIYTVLDKDAFDMVKELAKREGLLVGSSSGAAFFAALQEAKKAEPGTNIVVIFPDSSERYLSQKIYQGGI, from the coding sequence ATGAAGCAAGTATATGAAGATGTAAAAGAACTGATCGGTTGGACGCCGATTGTACGGATAAAACGGTTTGAGATTCCTGCCGGGGTCAACATTTACGCCAAGCTGGAATTTTTCAATCCCGGAGGGAGTGTGAAAGACCGGCTGGGAATCGAGCTGATCCGGGATGCCGAAGAAAACGGACTGCTGAAACCCGGCGGTACGATCATTGAGCCGACCGCGGGGAATACCGGGATCGGACTGGCTTTGGCAGCCGTTGGGACCGGGTATCGGGTGATTTTTGTCGTGCCGAAAAAGTTTTCTGAGGAAAAACAGGAACTGATGCGAGCATTGGGAGCGGAAATCGTCAACACACCGACAGAGGAAGGGATGAAAGGCGCTATTGCCAAGGCGAAGGAACTGGCCGAAAACATTCCTGGTGCCTACGTTCCCCAGCAGTTCGCCAACCCCGCCAACCCAGGAGCGCATTACAAAACAACCGGTCCAGAAATTTGGCAGCAGATGGACGGGAAGGTGGATGTCTTTGTGGCGGGAGCGGGAAGCGGTGGCACGTTCATGGGTACGGCCCGCTATTTGAAAGAGCAAAACCCCGTCATCAAAACGGTGATCGTGGAACCGGAAGGTTCCATTTTGGGCGGTGGTCAACCGGGACCGCACAAAACGGAAGGGATCGGAATGGAGTTTCTTCCCGACTACATTGACCCGTCCTACTTTGATGCGATCTACACCGTATTGGACAAAGATGCGTTTGACATGGTGAAGGAACTGGCGAAGCGAGAAGGTTTGTTGGTGGGCAGCTCGTCAGGAGCCGCTTTCTTTGCCGCTCTGCAGGAAGCGAAAAAAGCTGAGCCCGGTACCAACATCGTGGTGATTTTCCCAGACAGCAGCGAGCGCTATCTGAGCCAAAAGATTTATCAGGGAGGGATTTGA
- a CDS encoding YuzB family protein — MRPLIEFCVNNLTPEVLEVKKRLEQDPDLDVLEYGCLGNCGICAEKPYALVNGDLISADTAEELYIKIRKAVDEMEFRF, encoded by the coding sequence ATGCGACCATTGATCGAGTTTTGTGTGAACAATTTGACGCCCGAAGTATTGGAAGTCAAAAAACGATTGGAGCAGGACCCGGACTTAGACGTTTTGGAATACGGTTGTTTGGGCAATTGCGGAATTTGCGCAGAAAAGCCGTACGCATTGGTCAACGGTGATTTGATCAGTGCGGATACGGCTGAAGAATTGTATATCAAAATTCGCAAAGCTGTAGACGAGATGGAATTTCGTTTTTGA